Proteins from a single region of Microbacterium sp. zg-Y818:
- a CDS encoding DUF4041 domain-containing protein: MLWLAPEGSAEGTELRSEGQTPDLQPPVASEGAGGIEKELALVKAENHALRAKLESLRSEEPVELSDALVLQHVGIYRYHHPLESAAAYQTRLESIESRVAEMVKSGQAIVKSEMFTFNNSIAQGRRMTEDLAKLMLRAYNSEADNALRTLRAGNVHTAKRRLDASRTAIARLGNMMEMRISDAYHDLRFEELELTADWLMKKQEEKEAAREERARLREEHRVAKELAEERARLDKERAHLENTLAALRARGEDDPILSARLAEVDEAIAQNDFRLANIRAGYVYVISNEGAFGANVVKIGLTRRLEPRERIFELGGASVPFRFDTHALYFSEDAVTLELELHRHFAARAVNQANPRKEFFFASPAEVREVLLEKVGNILEFTEEAEATEYRQSRGLWPER; the protein is encoded by the coding sequence GTGCTTTGGCTCGCACCTGAAGGTTCAGCCGAAGGAACTGAGCTTCGGTCCGAAGGGCAAACGCCGGATCTCCAACCTCCTGTCGCATCGGAGGGGGCGGGAGGGATCGAGAAGGAACTCGCGCTGGTAAAGGCGGAGAACCATGCGCTGCGCGCAAAGCTAGAGAGTCTCCGCTCTGAGGAGCCCGTCGAACTCAGCGACGCACTAGTCCTTCAGCATGTGGGTATCTATCGTTACCACCATCCACTGGAATCTGCCGCGGCGTATCAAACGCGGCTGGAGTCGATCGAATCGCGCGTCGCCGAGATGGTTAAGTCGGGGCAGGCAATCGTTAAGTCTGAGATGTTCACCTTCAACAACTCGATCGCTCAGGGGCGGAGGATGACCGAGGATCTCGCCAAGCTAATGCTTCGCGCGTACAACTCTGAAGCTGACAACGCGCTCCGGACGCTGCGCGCGGGCAACGTCCACACGGCCAAGCGGCGGCTTGACGCCTCTCGCACTGCGATTGCCAGGCTGGGCAACATGATGGAGATGCGGATCAGCGACGCGTACCACGATCTGCGTTTTGAGGAGCTCGAGCTAACAGCGGATTGGCTCATGAAGAAGCAGGAAGAGAAGGAGGCGGCGCGGGAGGAACGCGCCCGCCTTCGTGAGGAGCACCGCGTCGCCAAAGAGCTGGCCGAAGAGCGGGCGCGCCTGGACAAGGAGCGGGCTCATCTTGAAAACACGCTCGCTGCGCTCCGGGCGCGTGGTGAGGACGATCCGATCCTCTCCGCGCGGCTCGCGGAAGTCGATGAAGCAATCGCTCAGAACGACTTCCGCCTTGCGAATATTCGTGCTGGCTATGTTTACGTGATCTCTAATGAAGGTGCATTCGGAGCAAACGTCGTGAAAATCGGACTTACTCGAAGGCTTGAGCCTCGCGAGCGCATCTTCGAACTTGGCGGGGCGTCGGTGCCCTTCAGGTTCGACACACACGCTCTGTACTTCTCTGAGGACGCCGTCACGCTGGAGTTGGAACTGCATCGACACTTCGCCGCGAGAGCGGTGAACCAGGCAAACCCGCGCAAGGAGTTCTTCTTCGCGAGCCCGGCGGAGGTTCGGGAAGTCCTTCTGGAGAAGGTCGGCAACATCCTTGAGTTCACCGAGGAAGCCGAGGCCACGGAGTATCGGCAGTCGAGAGGGCTGTGGCCGGAGCGGTAA